The Streptomyces pratensis genomic interval ACAGGGCTGACCGTCAAGTGACCAGTGGGTAAGGTCGTGCCGTGCCGAAGCCGCTCAGCCTCCCCTTCGATCCCATCGCCCGCGCCGAGGAACTCTGGCACCGGCGCTGGGGGCCGGTGCCCTCCATGGGGGCGATCACGTCGATCATGCGCGCGCAGCAGATCCTGCTGGCCGAGGTGGACGCGGTGGTCAAGCCGTACGGGCTGACCTTCGCGCGGTACGAGGCCCTGGTCCTGCTCACCTTCTCCCAGGCCGGTGAGCTGCCGATGTCCAAGATCGGCGAGCGCCTGATGGTGCACCCCACCTCGGTGACGAACACCGTCGACCGGCTGGTGCGATCGGGTCTGGTCGACAAGCGCCCCAACCCCAACGACGGGCGCGGAACCCTGGCCTCCATCACGGACAAGGGCCGCGAGGTCGTCGAGGCCGCCAGTCAGGACCTGATGGCGATGGACTTCGGCCTCGGCGTGTACGACGACGAGGAGTGCGCCGAGATCTTCGCCATGCTCCGGCCGCTGCGGGTGGCGGCCCAGGACTTCGAGGACGAGTAGCGACCGGTGTGACGGGTGCGCACACGGGTGCCGCGGCGGGAGCCGGGGTGCTGCAAGATCGCCCCGGCCGCCCGGTTAGGCTCGGTGCCATGAAACGCAGCGTGCTGACCCGCTATCGGGTGATGGCCTACGTCACCGCCGTCATGTTGATGATCCTGTGCGTGTGCATGGTCTTCAAGTACGGATTCGACACGGGTGAGAATGTGACCTTCGCGGTGTCGCAGCTCCACGGTGTCCTCTTCATCATCTATCTGATCTTCGCCTTCGACCTCGGCTCCAAGGCGAAGTGGCCGATCGGCAAGCTCCTCTGGGTGCTGATCTCCGGCACCATCCCGACGGCCGCGTTCTTCGTCGAGCGCAAGGTCGTCCGCGAGGTCGAGCCGCTGATCACCGACAGGCCCGCGCAGCCCGTCAAGGCCTGAACCGCACGACCTGACCGCCCCGCGCGAAGCGCCGGGCGGTTTGCCGTCGACATTTACTAGGACGTCCTAGTAAATTTGATCCATGGACGCTCATGCGATCGAGGAAGGCCGCCGCCGCTGGCAGGCCCGTTACGACAAGGCCCGCAAGCGTGACGCGGACTTCACCACGCTCTCCGGGGACCCGGTGGAGCCCGTGTACGGGCCCCGCCCCGGTGACACGTACGAGGGCTTCGAGCGGATCGGCTGGCCCGGCGAGTACCCCTTCACCCGGGGACTCCATCCCACCGGCTACCGCGGCCGCACCTGGACCATCCGCCAGTTCGCCGGCTTCGGCAACGCCGAGCAGACCAACGAGCGGTACAAGACCATCCTGGCCAACGGCGGCGGCGGACTCAGCGTCGCCTTCGACATGCCGACCCTGATGGGCCGCGACTCCGACGACCCCCGCTCGCTCGGCGAGGTCGGCCACTGCGGCGTCGCCATCGACTCCGCCGCCGACATGGAGGTCCTGTTCCAGGACATCCCGCTCGGCGACGTCACCACCTCCATGACGATCAGCGGCCCCGCCGTCCCCGTCTTCTGCATGTACCTGGTCGCCGCGGAGCGCCAGGGCGTCGACCCGGCCGTACTCAACGGCACGCTCCAGACCGACATCTTCAAGGAGTACATCGCGCAGAAGGAGTGGCTCTTCGAGCCCGAGCCCCATCTGCGTCTCATCGGCGACCTGATGGAGCACTGCGCCCGCGACATCCCCGCCTACAAGCCGCTGTCGGTCTCCGGCTACCACATCCGCGAGGCCGGGGCCACGGCCGCGCAGGAGCTGGCGTACACACTCGCCGACGGCTTCGGATACGTGGAGCTCGGCCTCTCGCGCGGTCTGGACGTCGACACGTTCGCCCCCGGGCTGTCCTTCTTCTTCGATGCGCACCTCGACTTCTTCGAGGAGATCGCCAAATTCCGTGCCGCCCGCCGGATCTGGGCCCGCTGGATGAAGGAGACCTACGGCGCGAAGACCGACAAGGCGCAGTGGCTCCGATTCCACACCCAGACCGCCGGGGTCTCGCTCACCGCCCAGCAGCCGTACAACAACGTCGTACGCACCGCCGTGGAGGCGCTGTCCGCCGTCCTCGGCGGCACCAACTCCCTGCACACCAACGCCCTGGACGAGACGCTCGCCCTCCCCTCCGAGCAGGCCGCCGAGATCGCGCTGCGCACCCAGCAGGTGCTCATGGAGGAGACCGGCGTCGCCAACGTCGCCGACCCGCTGGGCGGTTCGTGGTATGTCGAGCAGCTCACCGACCGCATCGAGGCCGACGCCGAGAAGATCTTCGAGCAGATCAAGGAGCGCGGCACCCGGGCGCACCCGGACGGCAAGCACCCCATCGGCCCGATGACCTCGGGAATCCTGCGCGGCATCGAGGACGGCTGGTTCACCGGCGAGACCGCCGAATCCGCCTTCCGCTACCAGCAGTCGCTGGAGAAGGGCGAGAAGCGCGTCGTCGGAGTCAACGTCCACCACGGCTCCGTCACCGGGGACCTGGAGATCCTGCGGGTCAGCCACGAGGTCGAGCGCGAGCAGGTGCGTGAGCTCGCCGGGCGCAAGGAGGGCCGGAAGGAAGGAGAGGTCCGAAGCGCGCTGGACGCCATGCTGGCCGCCGCGCGTGACGGCTCGAACATGATCGGCCCGATGCTGGAGGCCGTACGGGCGGAGGCGACCCTCGGCGAGATCTGCGGGGTGCTGCGCGACGAGTGGGGCGTCTACACGGAGCCGCCGGGCTTCTGACGGCCGGGCGGAGGCCCGGCCCGGAGCCGTCGGACCCCGGAGCCGTCGGACCCCGGAGCCGTCGGACCCCGGAGCCGTCAGGCCCCGGGGCCGTCGGCCCCCGGAGCCGTCAGGCCCCGGGGCGTCGCTCCGCCGCCGCGGCGCCCAGCCCGCAGAGCAGCAGCACGGTGAAGCGCCGGGCCCAGTCGGTGTCGACGGGCTCGGCGCTCACCAGCGTCCGGTGCACCACGGCCCCGGCGATCACGTCGAAGATCAGGTCGGCGGTGCGGGCCGCCACCACCGTGTCCGGCTCGGCGGGCAGTTCGCCGCGGCGCTGCGCACGCTCACGTCCCTGCAGGACGAGGTGCTTCTGCCGGGTCACGATCGAAGCGCGTATGCGGTCCCTCAGCGCTTCGTCCCGCGTCGACTCGGCGACCACGGCCATCAGCGCCGTCTTGGTCTCCGGCCGTTCCAGCAGGGCGGCGAACTGGAGGACCACGGCCTCCACGTCCGCCGCGAGGCTGCCGAGGTCGGGCAGCTCCAGCTCGTCGAAGAGGACGGCGACGGCATCGACCACCAGTTCGTTCTTGCCTGCCCAGCGGCGGTAGAGGGTCGTCTTGGCGACCCCCGCCCGCGTCGCCACGTCGCCCATGGTCAGCTTCGACCAGCCGAGGTCGACCAGCGACTCACGGGTCGCCTCCAGGATCGCGGCGTCGGCCTCGGCACTGCGGGGACGTCCGGACCGGGTGGGTTCCATGGGGCTGAGGCTCGGCATGCGGCGACCATACCGGCCGGTAAGTAGTGCTGACCGGGGCGGGAACCCGTGAGACAGATCACCGCGGGCTCTTGCCCCGGAGGGGGGCCGGGCAGTTACGCTACGGGTCGTAGCGTAAGAAGCGACGGTCAGTCCGTCGTGGCGCGACGACCGATCGACAGCCACAGGCACCGGGTGGGGACCCGGCGCCGAACACGGGGTTTTTCAGGGCCTCGGAACCGCTCCCGTCCGCGCGCCGCGCACACCGGCGTGGCTGTGGACGGAGGCGGTTCGCGGATCGCTTTCCGGAACGGTGCGCCCAGGGGGGAGGATGTACGTATGCAGCCTAGGAACATGTCCATGAGCGGTGTCGTCGACCTCGCCGCTGTGAAGGCGGCCGGCGACGCGAAGGCGAAGGCGGAGCAGGCCCGTGCGGAGTCTGCCCGGCAGGGGGGCGCCGGTGCCGTCGCGCCCGTCTCCCTGGTGATCGACGTCGATGAGGCCGGCTTCGAGACCGACGTCCTCCAGCGCTCCACCGAAGTCCCCGTCGTCATCGACTTCTGGGCCGAGTGGTGCGAACCGTGCAAGCAGCTCGGCCCGCTCCTGGAGCGTCTCGCCGTCGAGTACAACGGCCGTTTCGTACTGGCCAAGGTCGATGTCGACGCCAATCAGATGCTGATGCAGCAGTTCGGGATCCAGGGCATCCCCGCGGTCTTCGCGGTGGTGGCCGGACAGGCCCTTCCGCTCTTCCAGGGCGCGGCCCCCGAGAGCCAGATCCGCCAGACGCTGGACCAGCTGATCCAGGTCGGCGAGGAGCGTTTCGGCCTGACCGGGATCATCGTGGACCCGGACGCCGGAGCCGGTGACGGGGAGGGCGTCCCCGCCGAGGTGCCCGCGGGACCGTACGACGCGCAGCTC includes:
- a CDS encoding TetR/AcrR family transcriptional regulator, with the translated sequence MPSLSPMEPTRSGRPRSAEADAAILEATRESLVDLGWSKLTMGDVATRAGVAKTTLYRRWAGKNELVVDAVAVLFDELELPDLGSLAADVEAVVLQFAALLERPETKTALMAVVAESTRDEALRDRIRASIVTRQKHLVLQGRERAQRRGELPAEPDTVVAARTADLIFDVIAGAVVHRTLVSAEPVDTDWARRFTVLLLCGLGAAAAERRPGA
- a CDS encoding DUF3817 domain-containing protein, coding for MKRSVLTRYRVMAYVTAVMLMILCVCMVFKYGFDTGENVTFAVSQLHGVLFIIYLIFAFDLGSKAKWPIGKLLWVLISGTIPTAAFFVERKVVREVEPLITDRPAQPVKA
- a CDS encoding tetratricopeptide repeat protein — encoded protein: MQPRNMSMSGVVDLAAVKAAGDAKAKAEQARAESARQGGAGAVAPVSLVIDVDEAGFETDVLQRSTEVPVVIDFWAEWCEPCKQLGPLLERLAVEYNGRFVLAKVDVDANQMLMQQFGIQGIPAVFAVVAGQALPLFQGAAPESQIRQTLDQLIQVGEERFGLTGIIVDPDAGAGDGEGVPAEVPAGPYDAQLEAAAQALDANDFAGAVEAYKGILADDPVNTEAKLGLAQAELLGRVAGMDPQKVREEAAENPAEPAAQMAAADLDLVGGHVEDAFGRLVETVRRNFGDDRDAVRVRLLELFEVIGPDDPRVTAARTALARVLF
- a CDS encoding MarR family winged helix-turn-helix transcriptional regulator, translating into MPKPLSLPFDPIARAEELWHRRWGPVPSMGAITSIMRAQQILLAEVDAVVKPYGLTFARYEALVLLTFSQAGELPMSKIGERLMVHPTSVTNTVDRLVRSGLVDKRPNPNDGRGTLASITDKGREVVEAASQDLMAMDFGLGVYDDEECAEIFAMLRPLRVAAQDFEDE
- a CDS encoding acyl-CoA mutase large subunit family protein — its product is MDAHAIEEGRRRWQARYDKARKRDADFTTLSGDPVEPVYGPRPGDTYEGFERIGWPGEYPFTRGLHPTGYRGRTWTIRQFAGFGNAEQTNERYKTILANGGGGLSVAFDMPTLMGRDSDDPRSLGEVGHCGVAIDSAADMEVLFQDIPLGDVTTSMTISGPAVPVFCMYLVAAERQGVDPAVLNGTLQTDIFKEYIAQKEWLFEPEPHLRLIGDLMEHCARDIPAYKPLSVSGYHIREAGATAAQELAYTLADGFGYVELGLSRGLDVDTFAPGLSFFFDAHLDFFEEIAKFRAARRIWARWMKETYGAKTDKAQWLRFHTQTAGVSLTAQQPYNNVVRTAVEALSAVLGGTNSLHTNALDETLALPSEQAAEIALRTQQVLMEETGVANVADPLGGSWYVEQLTDRIEADAEKIFEQIKERGTRAHPDGKHPIGPMTSGILRGIEDGWFTGETAESAFRYQQSLEKGEKRVVGVNVHHGSVTGDLEILRVSHEVEREQVRELAGRKEGRKEGEVRSALDAMLAAARDGSNMIGPMLEAVRAEATLGEICGVLRDEWGVYTEPPGF